The sequence below is a genomic window from Alphaproteobacteria bacterium.
CCGGGTCGTCGGCATCCCCTCGCGGGTCGGCTACGCCGACGTGCGCAACCATCTGGCCTCGCAGCGCCTGACCGATCTCATGGAGAGCGACGTCTTCATCTACCACGGCTACACCGACCTTTTCATTGGTGGCAAATGGGTCAAATCGACGCCCGCCTTCAACATCGAGATGTGCGAACGTTTCGGCGTGCTGGCGCTGGAGTTCGACGGGCGCGAGGATTCGCTCTTCCACCCCTTCGATGCGGCCGGCGGCAAACACATGGAATACCTCAAATTCCGTGGCGACCACGCCGACGTGCCGGCCCAAGAGATCATCGACGCCTTCACCGCCTTCTACCCCGAGGCCTACAACGAGAGCCTGGGCATCGACGGCGACTTGCTGGCCGAATACGAGGCCGAGCAGGCGGCGAAAGGCGCCGGATAGAAGCCTTTTCCAAAAGCCCCACATGTCTGCTGTCATTGCTGGTCTTTCCATGTTATAGACCGCGCCACCTAGCCCCGGAGGGAACATGGAGATACAAGAAGCCTATACCTTCGACGACGTTCTCCTGGTTCCCGCGGCCTCGACGATCCTGCCTGCCGACGCCGACACCACGACCCGCCTGACCGCCACCATCGACCTCAACATTCCGCTGATCTCGGCCGCCATGGACACCGTGACCGAGGCCTCGCTGGCCATTGCCATGGCCCAGGCCGGCGGCCTTGGCGTGATCCATCGCAACATGGAGCCCGAAGCCCAGGGTGACGAGGTGCGCAAGGTCAAGAAGTTCGAATCCGGCATGGTGGTCAATCCCGTCACCATTGGCCCCGAACAAAGCCTGGCCGAGGCGCTCGAGCTGATGCAGCACCACCGCATCTCGGGCATACCCGTGGTGACCAGTCCGGGTGGCGCCCTGGTCGGCATCCTGACCAATCGCGACGTGCGCTTCGCCACCGATACGACGCAGCCCGTGAGCGAGCTGATGACCAAGGACGGCCTGATCACCGTCGAGGAAGGCGTCGGCATCGACGAGGCCAAGCGGCTGTTGCACCAGCACCGCATCGAAAAGCTGCTGGTGGTGGATGACCAGCGCCGCTGCATCGGCCTGATCACGGTCAAGGACATCGAGAAATCGCAGCTCAACCCCAACGCCTGCAAGGACGAGCAGGGCCGGCTGCGGGTAGCCGCCGCCACCAGCGTCGGCGCCCAAGGGCTGGACCGGGCCGAAGCGCTGATCGAAGCCGGCGTCGACGTCGTCGTGGTCGATACCGCCCACGGCCACTCGCGGCGCGTGCTCGATACCGTCAACAGCATCAAGGCCTTCAGCAACTACACCCAGGTGCTGGCCGGCAACGTGGCCACCGGCGACGGCGCCCGGGCCCTGATGGACGAGGGCGCCGATGCCGTCAAGGTCGGCATCGGGCCGGGCTCGATCTGCACCACCCGCATCGTCGCCGGCGTCGGCGTGCCGCAACTGACGGCGCTCATCGACACCGTCGAGGCCTGCCGCGAGCGCGGCGTACCGGTTATCGCCGACGGCGGCATCAAATATTCCGGCGACCTGGCCAAGGCCATCGCCGCCGGTGCCGATTGCGCCATGATCGGCTCGCTGCTGGCCGGCACCGACGAGGCGCCGGGCGAGGTCTTCTACTACCAGGGCCGGTCTTACAAATCCTATCGCGGCATGGGCTCCGTGGGCGCCATGGCGCGGGGCTCGGCCGATCGCTACTTCCAGGAAGACGTCCAGGACAGCCTCAAACTGGTGCCCGAGGGCATCGAGGGGCGGGTGCCCTACAAGGGTCCGGTAGGCGGCGTCATCCATCAGCTGGTGGGCGGCTTGCGCGCCGCCATGGGCTATACCGGCAACGCCACCATCCCCGAGATGCATGGCAATTGCCGGTTCCGACGCATCTCCGCCGCCGGCATGCGCGAGAGCCACGCCCACGATGTCGCCATCACCCGGGAATCGCCGAACTACCCGGTGCAGACCTGAAGCAGGGCCCAATTTTGCTATTGCCATGAGGCCGGGGCCCCGCACCCAGGCGGCAATCGAGCTGCTCGAAGCCATTGCCGCCGAGCCCCCATCCGGCGGCCGGCCGGCGGACCGGGTGGTGGCCGAATGGTTCCGCCGCCGGCGCTACGCCGGATCCAAGGACCGCAGGGCCATCTCGGGTCAGGTCTACGCCGTGCTGCGCCGCCGGGCCGAGTTCGAGTGGCTCTTGGACCAGGCCGGCGTGGAAGCCACGCCGCGCCGATTGGTGCTGGGCTTGACGCTGGGCGAAGGGCTGGATGCGGCCGAACTCTTTGACGGCAGCCAATACGGTGCGGCGGCGCTGAGCGCCGAGGAAACCGCCTTCTGTCAGGCACCGCCCGATACCGGCGCCATGCCCGACTGGGCCCGGGCCAGCTTTCCGGCCTGGCTCGAGCCCGGCTTGCGCACCCAATTCGGCGACGACCTGATAGCCGAGATGGCGGCGCTCAATCAACGCGCGCCGCTCGATCTGCGCGTCAACACGCTGAAGGCCGACCGCCAAGCCGCCCTTGAGGCCCTGGCCGGCGAAGACATCGCCGCCCAGCCGGGCCCCTGGTCGCCGCTTTGCCTGCGCCTGGAGAACCGCGAGCGCATTACCCATACCCGGGCTTTTCGCGAAGGCCTGGTCGAGGTGCAGGACGAAGGGGTGCAACTGATCGCCCTGCTGGTGGCGGCGGGCCCGCGTCAGCAGGTTGTCGATCTGGGCGCCGGTGCCGGCGGCAAGACCCTGGCGCTCTCGGCGGCCATGGCGAATTCGGGCCAGATCTACGCCCTGGATAGCGACCCCAGGCGGCTGGGCCGCATGAAGGAACGCTTGCTGCGCGCCGGCACGCGCAATGTCCAGAGCCGGGTGGTCGAGGAGGAGGGCTCGTTCGAGGACCTGGTGGGCGCCGCCGACCGGGTGCTGCTCGATGCACCGTGTTCGGGCTTGGGCACCTGGCGGCGCAATCCCGACTTCAAGTGGCGGCTGACAGCCGAAGTCCTGGCTGCCGAGGTGACGCGCCAGCGGCACCTGCTGGAACGGGCCGCCACCCTGGTCAAGCCCGGCGGCCGCCTGGTTTACGCCACCTGTTCGCTACTGGCCGCCGAGAACCGCGAACAGGCGGAATGGTTCGCCGCTACCCAGGCCGATTTTCGCCCGCTTGCCGTTGCCGAGGTCTGGCGCGACGTCATCGGCGGCTCCTGCCCAACGACCGACACCACCCTCATGTTGACGCCGCTGCGCCACGGCACCGACGGCGTCTTCGTCGCCATCTTCGAACGCCTGGCGAGCGCCTGATCCGTCTCAAAGCCAGCTTTCCTCGAGCGGATAGGACGATAAACAGCGCGAGCCCTCGGGCGTGATCAGAACCTGTTCCTCGAGCTTGACGCCCTCGCGGCCGCCTTCGCTGCCGATGAAGGGATTCGACGCACAACGTCATGCCGGCCTCCAGCATGCCGTCGGAGCCTTGGGCTGCGAAATCCTGGATGTGCTTCAGCGCCGGGTACTCGTCGGCCAGGCCGACGCCGTGGATCAGCGAGGGGTAGCGGGCCGAAAGGTATTCGTCGGGGATGGGCCAGGCTTTCTCCGAATACTCGCGAAAAGTCACGCCCGGCTTTAGGAGCGCCATGTTGTGCTGCAACTGGTCGTGGGCCGCGGCATAAAGGGTTCGCTGGGTGTCGTCGGGCCGGCCCTCGCCGCAGCGCCACGAGCGCGAGATGTCGGAACAGTAACCATAAGGTCCGATCAGGTCGGTATCGAAGCTGACCATGTCGCCGGCCTCGATGACGCGCATCGAGCATTCACGGAACCAGGGATTGGTGCGCGGCCCCGACGACAGCAGACGGGTTTCGATCCATTCGCCGCCCAGCGCGATATTGGTCTCGTGCAGCTTGGCCCACAGGGCGTTTTCCGTGATGCCGGGCTCCAGCTTCTCTCGCATCGCTGTCATGCCGGCCTGGCAGACCTCGATGGCCTTCATCATCAGGGTGAGTTCGGCGTCGTTCTTGATGGCCCGGGCGTGTTCGGTGACTTCCTGGCCTTCGACCACTTCGAGGCCCTGGGCGCGGATGGCGTCGATGCCCAGGTGCGACAGCCGGTCGACGGCCAGGCGCCGGTTGCCATGCCCGTGAACCCGCATGAGATCGGCCAATTGGGCGGCAAATTCCCGGGCCACGTCCTCACCGTTCTGGGCCGCGGCAAAGTAATAAAAGGACGGCATGACGCGGTACTCGTCGATGGTCGGCAGGCCCTCGGCGAGGTGCGGCAGATCGGCATAGTCGAACAGCACCACCGGCCCCTCGGCGGCGATGAAAACGCAGCGGGTCTCATAGTGCGAACACCAGATCTGCATGTTCGTGGCATCGGTGGCGTAGCGCGTGTTGACCTGGTCGAAGAGCAAGATGGCGGCAATGTCGCGCGCCCTGAGTTCGGCGCGAACGCGTTCCAGGCGATAGAGCCGGACGGCGTCGAGATC
It includes:
- a CDS encoding transglutaminase family protein, with translation MSDPAQNEDFSRYLEPGDLIDSDHDEIVAYARAAVGDAEDDVDKAVALYYAVRDDIFYDPYEIRLTPEGLRASRCLRRRRGFCVTKGALLAAAARVVGIPSRVGYADVRNHLASQRLTDLMESDVFIYHGYTDLFIGGKWVKSTPAFNIEMCERFGVLALEFDGREDSLFHPFDAAGGKHMEYLKFRGDHADVPAQEIIDAFTAFYPEAYNESLGIDGDLLAEYEAEQAAKGAG
- a CDS encoding Xaa-Pro peptidase family protein, producing MPLNAAVSVYQKGAPRQHGAMEFSQPPVDLDAVRLYRLERVRAELRARDIAAILLFDQVNTRYATDATNMQIWCSHYETRCVFIAAEGPVVLFDYADLPHLAEGLPTIDEYRVMPSFYYFAAAQNGEDVAREFAAQLADLMRVHGHGNRRLAVDRLSHLGIDAIRAQGLEVVEGQEVTEHARAIKNDAELTLMMKAIEVCQAGMTAMREKLEPGITENALWAKLHETNIALGGEWIETRLLSSGPRTNPWFRECSMRVIEAGDMVSFDTDLIGPYGYCSDISRSWRCGEGRPDDTQRTLYAAAHDQLQHNMALLKPGVTFREYSEKAWPIPDEYLSARYPSLIHGVGLADEYPALKHIQDFAAQGSDGMLEAGMTLCVESLHRQRRRPRGRQARGTGSDHARGLALFIVLSARGKLALRRIRRSPGVRRWRRRRRRCRGAAAST
- a CDS encoding RsmB/NOP family class I SAM-dependent RNA methyltransferase, whose amino-acid sequence is MRPGPRTQAAIELLEAIAAEPPSGGRPADRVVAEWFRRRRYAGSKDRRAISGQVYAVLRRRAEFEWLLDQAGVEATPRRLVLGLTLGEGLDAAELFDGSQYGAAALSAEETAFCQAPPDTGAMPDWARASFPAWLEPGLRTQFGDDLIAEMAALNQRAPLDLRVNTLKADRQAALEALAGEDIAAQPGPWSPLCLRLENRERITHTRAFREGLVEVQDEGVQLIALLVAAGPRQQVVDLGAGAGGKTLALSAAMANSGQIYALDSDPRRLGRMKERLLRAGTRNVQSRVVEEEGSFEDLVGAADRVLLDAPCSGLGTWRRNPDFKWRLTAEVLAAEVTRQRHLLERAATLVKPGGRLVYATCSLLAAENREQAEWFAATQADFRPLAVAEVWRDVIGGSCPTTDTTLMLTPLRHGTDGVFVAIFERLASA
- the guaB gene encoding IMP dehydrogenase — translated: MEIQEAYTFDDVLLVPAASTILPADADTTTRLTATIDLNIPLISAAMDTVTEASLAIAMAQAGGLGVIHRNMEPEAQGDEVRKVKKFESGMVVNPVTIGPEQSLAEALELMQHHRISGIPVVTSPGGALVGILTNRDVRFATDTTQPVSELMTKDGLITVEEGVGIDEAKRLLHQHRIEKLLVVDDQRRCIGLITVKDIEKSQLNPNACKDEQGRLRVAAATSVGAQGLDRAEALIEAGVDVVVVDTAHGHSRRVLDTVNSIKAFSNYTQVLAGNVATGDGARALMDEGADAVKVGIGPGSICTTRIVAGVGVPQLTALIDTVEACRERGVPVIADGGIKYSGDLAKAIAAGADCAMIGSLLAGTDEAPGEVFYYQGRSYKSYRGMGSVGAMARGSADRYFQEDVQDSLKLVPEGIEGRVPYKGPVGGVIHQLVGGLRAAMGYTGNATIPEMHGNCRFRRISAAGMRESHAHDVAITRESPNYPVQT